The Amblyomma americanum isolate KBUSLIRL-KWMA chromosome 3, ASM5285725v1, whole genome shotgun sequence genome window below encodes:
- the LOC144123392 gene encoding uncharacterized protein LOC144123392 — protein sequence MKNGPSSGAPCIVQTPSAFSIPGLGSSEPFASTGFHLALSVPLEPPLTERSGAEAQRGRHSLSVSLPPVPPPTPQASAWIPAETYEYVDNESLHLLPAMPRGPLLRQRTTGEKGTSVLACLFVALAMCAFAWLVASGSLAEQAGIAGQEPDSAKDVVTEPPAVLHLEENSAAVPSIAIKVGGGVAGEVRTRTARATRRRSGPMTSRRPAQKSTQDGKDEMSGYSWPARTAEDLTRTRGSTTSVTVLVTLEAGKARGKAPAEDEAKSEASPAFDDRFTTRAKRGRPRKSSRKWKRRHLYPRRHIHRESKE from the exons ATGAAGAACGGCCCGTCATCCGGCGCCCCATGCATCGTGCAGACTCCAAGCGCCTTCTCCATCCCGGGCCTTGGCTCATCGGAGCCGTTCGCGTCTACGGGCTTCCACCTAGCGTTGTCAGTACCTCTAGAGCCGCCTCTCACCGAGAGATCAGGGGCGGAAGCCCAAAGGGGGCGCCACTCGCTGTCAGTCTCGCTGCCTCCGGTGCCTCCGCCAACGCCGCAAGCCTCCGCATGGATCCCAGCCGAAACTTACGAGTACGTGGACAACGAGTCGCTGCACCTGCTACCTGCTATGCCCCGCGGACCACTCCTCAGGCAACGCACCACTGGCGAGAAGGGCACCAGTGTCCTGGCGTGCTTGTTTGTCGCGCTAGCCATGTGTGCTTTCGCCTGGCTCGTAGCGTCGGGCTCTCTAGCCGAGCAGGCCGGCATTGCGGGCCAGGAGCCGGACAGTGCCAAGGACGTAGTCACCGAGCCGCCAGCCGTGCTTCACCTGGAAGAGAACTCTGCAGCCGTGCCGTCAATAGCCATCAAAGTAGGCGGCGGAGTCGCCGGCGAGGTTCGAACGCGGACAGCGCGGGCGACACGGCGCAGGAGTGGTCCCATGACGTCACGGAGGCCTGCACAGAAGTCTACTCAGGATGGAAAGGACGAGATGTCCGGTTACAGCTGGCCCGCCCGCACAGCCGAGGACCTCACGCGTACGCGGGGAAGCACAACGTCCGTAACTGTTCTCGTGACGCTGGAGGCAGGAAAAGCACGAGGAAAAGCGCCTGCGGAGGACGAGGCTAAGTCCGAGGCCAGTCCAGCATTTGATGACAGGTTCACAACTCGTGCCAAGCGTGGCCGTCCGCGGAAATCCTCGCGCAAGTGGAAGCGACGGCATCTCTATCCGAGGCGCCAC ATTCACCGAGAATCCAAGGAGTGA
- the RpL8 gene encoding ribosomal protein L8: MGRVIRAQRKGAGSVFRSHSKHRKGAPKLRAVDYAERHGYIKGIIKEIIHDPGRGAPLARVVFRDPYRYKLKKELFLAAEGMHTGQFVYCGKKAALQVGNVLPVGVMPEGTVICNVEEKAGDRGRLARTSGNYATVIAHNADTRKTRIKLPSGAKKVVPSANRAMVGIIAGGGRVEKPILKAGRAYHKYKAKRNSWPKVRGVAMNPVEHPHGGGNHQHIGKASTVRRDASAGRKVGLIAARRTGRIRGGKVTTQSKDD, encoded by the exons ATGGGACGAGTCATCCGGGCTCAGCGTAAGGGAGCGGGAAGTGTCTTCCGCTCCCACAGCAAGCACAGGAAAGGCGCGCCGAAGCTCCGAGCCGTGGACTACGCCGAACGCCATGGCTACATCAAGGGGATTATCAAG GAGATCATTCATGACCCTGGTCGGGGTGCCCCCCTTGCTCGGGTGGTGTTCCGCGACCCGTACCGGTACAAGCTGAAGAAGGAGCTGTTCCTGGCAGCAGAAGGCATGCACACTGGCCAGTTCGTGTACTGTGGCAAGAAGGCTGCCCTCCAG GTTGGCAATGTGCTGCCAGTGGGCGTCATGCCTGAAGGCACAGTGATCTGCAATGTGGAGGAGAAAGCTGGCGATCGGGGCCGGCTGGCGCGAACTTCGGGCAACTATGCCACGGTCATTGCACACAATGCCGACACACGCAAGACTCGTATCAAGCTCCCCTCAGGCGCCAAGAAGGTGGTGCCCTCGGCCAACCGGGCCATGGTGGGCATCATTGCCGGTGGTGGCCGTGTTGAGAAGCCCATCCTCAAGGCAGGCCGCGCCTACCACAAGTACAAGGCCAAGCGCAACTCGTGGCCAAAGGTCCGCGGTGTTGCCATGAAC CCCGTCGAACATCCTCACGGTGGTGGCAACCACCAGCACATTGGCAAGGCCTCGACTGTCAGGAGAGACGCCTCTGCTGGTCGCAAG GTTGGTCTCATTGCTGCCAGGCGGACGGGTCGTATCCGTGGTGGCAAGGTCACTACCCAGAGCAAGGACGATTAG
- the LOC144123394 gene encoding uncharacterized protein LOC144123394 produces the protein MDNDKNVRYVHSQALYPRGFFYTDQGGYNSPEPAHFNAASTAELASPLELPYEGYYSGLEWVPASTESQGTPPMSSSTVAHYEDERAGRPSSVSLIKGLRGMSLDNAAVLVAMLAMCVFIGLAIWAAAAVQGELQDYDIDAVDDADASLHLESRARVPSAQGVSGREIMGAQDWKITVIHRQSLKSKRTSPALDDADMATSREGRPDDNDDVREWPVETDQEYTGEPTAEWTAEVEDTTVARSERRIHRRRRLPRNKAGRRSTRSGSTERLHQRRRRVQQHAVPADDSTED, from the coding sequence ATGGACAACGACAAAAATGTGCGGTACGTCCACAGCCAGGCTCTTTACCCTCGCGGCTTTTTCTACACCGATCAGGGGGGTTACAACTCGCCGGAGCCGGCTCACTTCAACGCCGCCTCCACAGCTGAGCTGGCCTCGCCCCTGGAGCTGCCGTACGAGGGCTACTACTCCGGCTTGGAATGGGTGCCGGCATCCACGGAGTCACAGGGTACGCCACCGATGTCGTCTTCGACCGTCGCTCACTACGAAGACGAGCGTGCTGGGAGGCCCTCGAGCGTGTCTCTTATCAAGGGGCTACGGGGCATGAGCCTTGACAATGCGGCCGTGTTGGTCGCCATGTTGGCCATGTGTGTCTTCATCGGACTGGCCATCTGGGCAGCAGCGGCGGTTCAGGGTGAACTGCAGGATTACGATATCGACGCGGTGGACGACGCAGACGCCAGCCTTCACTTGGAAAGCAGAGCAAGGGTACCATCGGCACAGGGCGTAAGCGGTCGTGAGATAATGGGGGCGCAAGACTGGAAAATCACGGTTATACACAGGCAGTCACTTAAAAGCAAGCGCACTTCGCCAGCACTGGACGACGCCGACATGGCGACAAGTCGGGAGGGTCGCcccgacgacaacgacgacgtcCGCGAATGGCCGGTTGAGACCGACCAGGAGTACACTGGTGAACCGACAGCAGAGTGGACTGCGGAGGTTGAAGACACCACAGTGGCGCGTTCTGAGAGGCGCATTCACCGGCGGCGCCGCCTCCCTCGAAACAAGGCAGGCCGTCGGTCGACGCGGAGTGGTTCAACCGAGCGCCTTCACCAGCGACGTCGGCGG
- the LOC144123393 gene encoding uncharacterized protein LOC144123393, with product MNNYENFRRGQNEAIYSDGFFNTVRGHRYPAVPAASAVVSLSSTAELISSGRAPFEVYRSCPHLASLASPSPVLPSMTSLAIGDSEESSSTSLSKGLPSKSLNCMPLLVFVLVLCVFVTLAIWATALLQDELHDSHIEAMDDVDAGKHFAKFGGLKPSAGSNEQTSTGKQGLKITARTGKRTRSKRTSTPLDDSDVSTTNLEYRVIGDKEHDREQPLVTGGKSSYNAGATVTRPRKPVHRRRRIPRQKRTARSTRRRPSKRIHRQARKQAAVPPLTRNDILTATEEAGTAR from the exons ATGAACAACTACGAAAATTTCCGACGCGGTCAGAACGAAGCGATTTACTCCGATGGGTTTTTCAACACTGTCCGGGGGCATCGCTATCCTGCAGTACCTGCCGCGTCGGCCGTCGTCAGCCTCTCTTCTACGGCTGAGCTCATCTCATCTGGGCGCGCCCCGTTCGAGGTCTATCGTTCCTGCCCTCACTTGGCGTCGTTGGCCTCGCCGTCACCAGTGCTACCCTCGATGACGTCACTGGCCATCGGTGACTCAGAAGAATCTTCCAGCACGTCCCTTTCTAAGGGACTGCCTTCCAAGAGTCTCAATTGCATGCCGCTCTTGGTCTTCGTGTTGGTCTTGTGTGTGTTCGTCACCCTTGCCATCTGGGCAACTGCCTTGCTTCAGGACGAACTGCACGACAGTCATATCGAAGCAATGGACGATGTAGACGCAGGCAAACATTTTGCAAAGTTTGGAGGCCTGAAGCCGTCAGCAGGCTCGAATGAGCAGACGAGCACGGGAAAGCAAGGGTTGAAAATAACGGCTAGAACTGGGAAGCGGACAAGGAGTAAGCGCACTTCCACCCCTCTGGATGATAGTGACGTCAGCACGACGAACTTGGAGTATCGGGTGATCGGCGATAAGGAACACGACCGTGAACAGCCTTTGGTTACTGGAGGCAAGTCCTCGTACAATGCGGGTGCGACTGTCACCCGTCCCCGGAAGCCAGTACACCGTAGGAGGCGCATCCCACGACAGAAGCGCACCGCCCGCTCGACCCGGCGTAGGCCTAGCAAGCGCATTCACCGTCAG gctCGGAAGCAAGCAGCCGTTCCACCACTGACGAGAAATGATATCCTGACGGCGACAGAAGAGGCGGGCACGGCGCGTTAA